In Trichlorobacter lovleyi, the DNA window TGCTGGTGATCAGCATGCGCCTGCTGGCCATCCGCTATAACTGGGCCTTGCCCCGCGCCAACGACTTCTACCGGGATTAATGACTGCAGCTCCCCTCCCGCAGCCTGACCAGAAACAGCCTCTGCAGATACTCTTCAGCCTGCTGCCTTTCAGTGACTGAGAGCTCCAGCTCGGCCCTGGGCCTGATGAAGCGGCGCAAAAAACGCCGCACGCCCCAGCTCAATGCAGGATTGTCATGCCCCAGCCGTTCAATCGGCACCGGCGCAGCAGGGCTGAGCAGTGAGACCGCCTCCCGCAAGGCCGGGTTCAACATCAGACGTGAACCTGATGACGGGCTGGCCGCACCTTTGCAATCCCGGCCCAGGTAACAGATGATATTGGCGCGGGTCTCTCGACGGCGGTCCAGCTCCCGCAGCCGGATGATCTCCTGCTGCGGGTCAGCCAGCGCATCCAGATGGGTAAACAGCAGCGGCTTCAGCCCGGTCCGCCCCACCAGTTCCATGAACTCGTCAATCCGGTAGGTGGTGACATTGGGATGCAGGAACAGGTCTGCCAGCCCGGAGTCATTTTTCGCCTCCCAGGCAGCATCGACATAGTTCCGCAACCGGCTGCCCGGTGCGGACCTTTTCACCATCCGCTTGACAGCAGCCAGATCCCGCACCTTCAAGAGCCGCATGGCACGCCGGACCGACTCCGCCTCCTGCCGTGCATAGCGGCCATAGACCATCACCCGCAGGATGCCGCCGGGCAGCAGCCGCCGCTCCAAGGCTTGCATGCCGGCTGCCGGGTCATCCAGGTGGTGCAGCACCCCGAACGCCTCAATAAAGTGATACGGCCCCGGAGTGACGGATGGATCGAGAAAATCACCCTGCCGTAAGGTGACGTTAAACCGTCGATGCAGCAGGCAATGCAGCCGTGCCCGCCTGAGATTGTGCCGTGCCAGATCAACCCCGGTAATCTCCGCCGCCGGGTTTGCAAGCGCCATCGGATACGGGGCAAAGGCCCCACAGCCGGAGAGCAGGATCTTCCCGTCCTGTTCCGGCAGCAACTCTCCGTTAAAGCGGCCCCAGAGCGCCGTCAGGTTCATGGCATAGGTATCGTAACGACGCACCGAGGCCAAAAGCGGATAATAGGGATAGGGATGGCGCTCGTAGTGACCGGTTACTTCACGAAACGACATAACGGCTCCTGATTGCAGTAATGCCATGATTGGCGTATGCTATTTAAAATACAGCAAAAGGGGGGATGTATCATGAAAAAGCTGGTTTTTGTTCTTGCCTCGACGCTGCTGCTCACACTGTTTGCTTTGCCGGCCGCCATCCATGCCGACAGCACTCTACCAGACGACCGGTTTGCCCTCAAGGGATTGAAGCAGGCCCATGCCATTTTTGATGTTCGCCTGGCAGAGCTGGACAAACTGCTGTTTAACCTGAAGCTGGTCAAGGAGACCTGGGAGGGGATCAGCAGCCAGAAGGTCAAACCGACCATGATTGTCTCCCTGCGGGGACCGGCGGTTAAACTGTTTACAAAGGAGCAGGCGGTGCCGGAGTTGAAGGAACTGCTGAACGATCTGAAGCAGAAAGGGATCAGGATTGAAATCTGCAGCGTGGCCACCAGGGTTTTCAAGGTTGATAACGCACAACTGCTGCCTGACCTGCTACTTGTGGGCAACGTCCTGACATCGCAGATTGCCTGGCAGAACAAGGGCTATGCCTTGATCACCCTCAACTGATTCCATCCCGGCTTCAGGGCACAATCTGCGCCAGGCTGAAGCCGGAATAAGAGCACCCTGCAGTACCGCAGCCCGGACTGGACGGTACTGCAGGCGTCCTCACGTCTCCCCCCAGAGCTTGTCGTAGCGGTTATGTCTGATCTTGCTGTAGTCCAG includes these proteins:
- a CDS encoding class I SAM-dependent methyltransferase, producing the protein MSFREVTGHYERHPYPYYPLLASVRRYDTYAMNLTALWGRFNGELLPEQDGKILLSGCGAFAPYPMALANPAAEITGVDLARHNLRRARLHCLLHRRFNVTLRQGDFLDPSVTPGPYHFIEAFGVLHHLDDPAAGMQALERRLLPGGILRVMVYGRYARQEAESVRRAMRLLKVRDLAAVKRMVKRSAPGSRLRNYVDAAWEAKNDSGLADLFLHPNVTTYRIDEFMELVGRTGLKPLLFTHLDALADPQQEIIRLRELDRRRETRANIICYLGRDCKGAASPSSGSRLMLNPALREAVSLLSPAAPVPIERLGHDNPALSWGVRRFLRRFIRPRAELELSVTERQQAEEYLQRLFLVRLREGSCSH
- a CDS encoding DsrE family protein, whose amino-acid sequence is MKKLVFVLASTLLLTLFALPAAIHADSTLPDDRFALKGLKQAHAIFDVRLAELDKLLFNLKLVKETWEGISSQKVKPTMIVSLRGPAVKLFTKEQAVPELKELLNDLKQKGIRIEICSVATRVFKVDNAQLLPDLLLVGNVLTSQIAWQNKGYALITLN